From Oryza sativa Japonica Group chromosome 4, ASM3414082v1, one genomic window encodes:
- the LOC112938633 gene encoding protein ALP1-like, whose product MGVFYMDFYDDDDDDDDLITDWWDQEELSDDDDYYIAAALLTDIEHKRTKRKHHGSVPGREIIHRDRFAGNLRIVADYFADPPIYSAKLFRRRFRMSRELFLRIVASVEAHDDYFRQRPNAVGLLGATALQKVYGAIRMLAYDIPADSLDEVVRISESTMIEAFKHFVKAVVDVFADQYLRAPTAEDTARLMAINTPRGFPGMLGCIDCMHWRWKNCPTGWKGQYSGHVDGPTMILEAVASKDLWIWHSFFGLPGSLNDINVLQRSPLFQRLTSGTAPELEFMVNGNKYTMGYYLADGIYLSWATFVKTISNSQGNKRIHYAKVQEGVRKDVERAFGVLQARFAMVRGPARFWDTETLWYIMTACVIMHNMIIDNERDENVDFDYDQEDSEVLRKEEYQRRNKPVLEKFLKIHKEIEDRRVHEQLRDDLMEHLWALHGAR is encoded by the exons ATGGG TGTTTTTTATATGGACttctacgacgacgatgacgacgacgatgatctcATTACCGATTGGTGGGATCAGGAGGAGTTGTCTGACGATGATGACTACTACATTGCAGCTGCTCTTCTTACAGACATAGAGCATAAGAGGACCAAAAGAAAGCATCATGGTTCAGTCCCAGGTCGTGAGATAATTCATAGGGACAGGTTTGCTGGCAATTTACGCATAGTGGCTGATTATTTTGCAGATCCTCCTATATATAGTGCAAAATTATTTAGGAGGAGGTTCAGAATGTCAAGGGAGCTCTTCTTGCGCATCGTGGCTAGTGTGGAGGCTCATGATGACTACTTCAGGCAGAGACCAAATGCAGTGGGTCTTCTCGGTGCCACTGCATTGCAGAAGGTGTATGGTGCAATTCGCATGCTTGCATATGATATTCCAGCCGATAGTCTTGATGAAGTCGTGAGGATTTCAGAGAGCACCATGATAGAAGCTTTCAAGCACTTTGTcaaggctgtggtggatgtgtttgCTGATCAATACTTGAGGGCACCAACTGCTGAGGACACTGCAAGGTTGATGGCTATAAACACTCCAAGGGGGTTCCCAGGGATGCTAGGTTGTATTGACTGTATGCATTGGAGGTGGAAGAATTGCCCAACAGGCTGGAAAGGACAATATTCAGGGCATGTGGATGGGCCAACCATGATTCTTGAAGCTGTTGCATCTAAAGATTTGTGGATTTGGCATTCCTTCTTTGGACTACCAGGTTCTCTTAATGATATCAATGTACTACAGAGATCGCCACTCTTTCAAAGGCTTACATCAGGGACAGCTCCAGAGTTGGAGTTTATGGTGAATGGAAATAAATACACCATGGGTTACTATCTTGCTGATGGCATATACCTTTCTTGGGCCACTTTTGTGAAGACCATTTCTAATTCACAAGGTAACAAGAGAATACATTATGCAAAAGTTCAAGAAGGAGTGAGAAAGGATGTTGAAAGAGCATTTGGTGTTCTACAAGCCCGCTTTGCAATGGTGAGGGGTCCTGCTAGATTTTGGGATACAGAGACCCTATGGTACATAATGACAGCTTGTGTAATCATGCACAACATGATCATTGACAATGAGCGAGATGAAAATGTAGATTTTGACTATGATCAGGAGGACAGTGAGGTGTTGAGGAAGGAGGAATACCAACGACGTAATAAACCTGTGTTAGAGAAATTTCTAAAGATACATAAAGAAATTGAAGACCGACGGGTACATGAGCAACTTCGAGATGATCTTATGGAACATTTGTGGGCGCTTCATGGTGCTCGGTAG